A genomic segment from Candidatus Rokuibacteriota bacterium encodes:
- a CDS encoding CBS domain-containing protein, which produces MSETLVRDWMHTGVVACRPDTPVTDVARTMQAEHVSALVVTDTAGLAVGVISRTDLANSTFVEAYLSHWRGMEARHLMTSPAVSVAPDTPVAVAIHMLRERRIHRLVVTEPAGAGQRPVGILSMTDVVAHMEVPRHG; this is translated from the coding sequence ATGAGCGAAACGCTGGTGCGCGACTGGATGCACACGGGCGTGGTTGCCTGCCGGCCCGACACCCCGGTGACCGACGTGGCCCGCACGATGCAGGCCGAGCACGTGAGCGCGCTCGTGGTCACGGACACCGCGGGGCTCGCCGTCGGGGTGATCTCGCGCACCGACCTCGCCAACTCGACCTTCGTCGAGGCGTACCTGTCCCACTGGCGGGGCATGGAGGCGCGCCATCTCATGACCTCTCCCGCGGTCAGCGTCGCGCCCGACACGCCCGTGGCCGTGGCCATCCACATGCTGCGCGAGCGGAGGATCCACCGCCTCGTGGTGACGGAGCCCGCGGGAGCCGGCCAGCGGCCCGTGGGTATTCTCTCCATGACGGACGTGGTGGCCCATATGGAGGTGCCGCGCCATGGCTGA
- a CDS encoding c-type cytochrome, whose protein sequence is MLVATLAGLLVAATPPAAAQAPGDAERGRAVFSAKQCVRCHASGGQQGVGPPVEQLRRPQGAYELAGRLWSHAPAMFTTLRQEGLAWPEISAAEMADLMAYLQAEPARDPAPDISRGQALVLRKGCLKCHRFRGEGGQVAVELSQPRAGYGSAVVWAAAIWSHAPRMAEEAKRMGLLYPRFSGEEMGNLVGFLRNSAKLP, encoded by the coding sequence ATGCTCGTCGCGACGCTCGCTGGCCTCCTGGTCGCGGCGACACCGCCGGCGGCTGCCCAGGCCCCCGGGGACGCAGAGCGCGGGCGCGCCGTCTTCTCGGCCAAGCAGTGCGTCCGCTGCCACGCCTCTGGCGGCCAGCAGGGCGTCGGGCCGCCGGTCGAGCAATTGAGACGGCCACAGGGGGCCTACGAACTGGCGGGCCGGCTCTGGAGCCACGCTCCGGCCATGTTCACCACACTCAGGCAGGAGGGTTTGGCGTGGCCGGAGATCAGCGCCGCGGAGATGGCGGACCTCATGGCGTATCTGCAGGCCGAGCCCGCGCGGGACCCAGCGCCGGACATCTCCCGCGGGCAGGCGCTCGTGCTCCGCAAGGGATGTCTCAAGTGCCACCGCTTCCGGGGGGAAGGGGGGCAGGTCGCCGTCGAGCTGAGCCAGCCCCGCGCGGGCTACGGGTCCGCCGTCGTCTGGGCGGCGGCCATCTGGAGCCATGCGCCGCGCATGGCGGAGGAAGCCAAGCGGATGGGCCTGCTGTACCCGCGCTTTTCCGGCGAGGAGATGGGGAACCTGGTCGGATTTCTTCGCAACAGTGCGAAATTGCCGTGA
- a CDS encoding ubiquinol-cytochrome c reductase iron-sulfur subunit — translation MAEHLLEPDSSRRGFVNWFLGLSGVAFFLSAVYPLTRYLVPPQVAESTAGTVTLSIKPGDVKANSGQIFKFGSRPAILVRTPAGELRAFSAICTHLNCTVQYRTDLSRIWCACHNGHYDLNGKNVEGPPPRPLDAYVVNARGNQIVVSKSA, via the coding sequence ATGGCCGAGCATCTGCTGGAGCCCGATTCGTCGCGCCGGGGGTTCGTCAACTGGTTCCTCGGGCTGAGCGGGGTGGCATTTTTTCTGTCCGCGGTTTATCCGCTGACGCGGTACCTCGTCCCGCCGCAGGTCGCGGAGTCCACGGCCGGCACGGTGACGCTGTCCATCAAGCCCGGGGACGTGAAGGCCAACAGCGGGCAGATCTTCAAGTTCGGCAGCCGCCCGGCGATCCTCGTCCGGACGCCCGCCGGCGAGCTCCGGGCGTTCTCGGCCATCTGCACCCACCTCAACTGCACCGTGCAGTACCGGACCGACCTCAGCCGGATCTGGTGCGCCTGCCACAACGGCCACTACGACCTCAACGGCAAGAACGTCGAGGGGCCGCCGCCCCGCCCGCTGGACGCGTACGTCGTCAACGCGCGCGGGAACCAGATCGTGGTCAGCAAGAGCGCCTGA
- a CDS encoding cytochrome bc complex cytochrome b subunit: MEGGAQRLDKLRAWLDTRIGLKDLEKLARKKEVPVHRHTVWYYLGGMTLFLFMVQVSTGILLLLYYRPSAEEAFESVQFLMAEVQFGWLIRSVHAWASNLMIFTLFVHLFSVLFLKAYRPPREVTWFSGVALMGLAMGFGFTGYLLPWNELAYFATKVGTEITGAVPVMGPFLGRLLRGGDDVTGATLTRFYGIHVAILPLAATALVGLHLYLVQRHGMSVPLDVERSGGAGRRMPFVPNFMLRDLVGWLAALAVLAALAAFFPAELGKKADPFLSAPAGIKPEWYFMFMFQSLKYLPAHILGIEGEIVGIVGFGLGGLFLLLVPFLDRRTARGEPSRLFTWIGIAIIAYMLLFTYLGYTASATK, translated from the coding sequence ATGGAGGGCGGCGCGCAGCGGCTCGACAAGCTCCGGGCGTGGCTCGACACGCGTATCGGGCTCAAGGACCTGGAGAAGCTCGCGCGGAAGAAGGAAGTCCCCGTCCACCGGCACACGGTCTGGTACTACCTGGGCGGCATGACGCTCTTCCTGTTCATGGTCCAGGTCTCCACGGGCATCCTGCTCCTGCTCTACTACCGCCCGAGCGCGGAGGAGGCGTTCGAGTCCGTCCAGTTCCTGATGGCCGAGGTGCAGTTCGGCTGGCTGATCCGCTCGGTCCACGCGTGGGCGTCGAACCTGATGATCTTCACGCTGTTCGTCCACCTCTTCAGCGTGCTGTTCCTCAAGGCCTACCGGCCGCCGCGCGAGGTGACCTGGTTCTCCGGCGTGGCGCTGATGGGGCTGGCGATGGGCTTCGGTTTCACCGGCTATCTCCTGCCGTGGAACGAGCTCGCGTACTTCGCCACCAAGGTGGGCACGGAGATCACCGGTGCGGTGCCGGTGATGGGACCGTTCCTCGGCCGGCTGCTCCGGGGCGGCGACGACGTGACGGGCGCCACGCTCACGCGCTTTTACGGGATCCACGTTGCGATCCTCCCGTTGGCGGCGACCGCCCTCGTAGGTCTCCACCTCTACCTCGTTCAGAGGCACGGGATGAGCGTGCCCCTCGACGTCGAGCGGTCGGGCGGCGCCGGTCGGCGCATGCCCTTCGTGCCGAACTTCATGCTCCGCGACCTCGTGGGCTGGCTCGCGGCGCTCGCGGTGCTCGCCGCGCTGGCCGCCTTCTTCCCGGCGGAGCTCGGCAAGAAGGCCGACCCGTTCCTGTCGGCGCCGGCAGGCATCAAGCCGGAGTGGTATTTCATGTTCATGTTCCAGAGCCTCAAGTACCTGCCTGCCCATATCCTCGGCATCGAGGGTGAGATCGTGGGCATCGTGGGCTTCGGCCTCGGGGGGCTCTTCCTGCTGCTGGTCCCGTTCCTCGACCGCCGGACGGCGCGCGGCGAGCCGAGCCGTCTCTTCACGTGGATCGGCATCGCCATCATCGCCTACATGCTGCTGTTCACGTACCTGGGCTACACCGCGAGCGCGACGAAGTGA
- a CDS encoding 4Fe-4S binding protein, whose amino-acid sequence MIARLLGTLLLALLPAAAAADGGHEKHGGAAPLGTTGTVTVQGYQVELLTYPSPLAPDRSAHLVAKVFRSSDLAPVPGGRVLVGFAAAGAAPDPEPATEQTWAGHYAVAASPTKLGAHQVRVVLAELEGRRFEPPLVVDFPISVARASSGMGAVAWTVIALVAGIGVLAMYAVRLRARTGAPAGEALDLLRVQWLRRLLTSRALQPSLQIPLLVLMAVVVLLGFYDVQDGGANLATKLTWTIWWAGIIFTFVLAGRVWCLACPFGALNEWTARLAAPLRRLPKPFRNIWWATGMFVLLTWADEQLGVVRSPRVTAWIVLFFAAAAVAVGLFYERRSFCRHLCPIGGLIGIYSMTAPLELRSKSGGVCAADPDKSCYRGGAESRGCPMFEFPASMDRNNYCNLCGECVTSCSRDNLVLRFRAFGKDLWASGRRVLDEAYLAVALVGLTLVVTAQMLSAWPGWTWALSGSLPHWVRATLKPVTYLGLVESAILLGGSLVVVPLLVLCGAVAADRLAGAYAIGVRRSFVLFSYMFIPVGLAVHLAHNLSHLLTEGGGIVPVVQRAVGLYMPWPLGEPDWQHAPLAPEAVVALLQVVIIVGFFVLSLVAGHRLSAGAYADPRAASRALVPMAALSCVFTVAAIVLLNLPMGMRHGM is encoded by the coding sequence ATGATCGCGCGCCTGCTCGGGACGCTCCTGCTCGCGCTGCTGCCGGCCGCGGCTGCGGCGGACGGCGGGCACGAGAAGCACGGGGGCGCGGCACCTCTCGGGACGACGGGCACCGTCACCGTCCAGGGGTACCAGGTCGAGTTGCTGACCTATCCGAGCCCGCTGGCGCCGGACCGGTCGGCTCATCTCGTGGCCAAGGTGTTCAGGAGCTCGGACCTCGCCCCGGTGCCGGGGGGACGGGTGCTTGTCGGCTTTGCCGCCGCGGGCGCGGCGCCGGACCCCGAGCCGGCCACTGAGCAGACATGGGCGGGTCATTACGCGGTTGCCGCCAGCCCCACGAAGCTCGGGGCACACCAGGTCCGCGTCGTGCTGGCCGAGCTGGAGGGCCGGCGCTTCGAGCCGCCGCTGGTGGTGGATTTCCCCATCAGCGTGGCGCGTGCCTCCTCCGGGATGGGAGCCGTCGCGTGGACGGTGATCGCGCTCGTCGCGGGCATCGGCGTCCTCGCGATGTACGCCGTTCGGCTCCGCGCCCGCACCGGCGCGCCGGCCGGCGAGGCCCTCGACCTCCTTCGGGTGCAGTGGCTGCGCCGGCTCCTGACGTCGCGCGCGCTCCAGCCCTCGCTGCAGATCCCGCTCCTGGTCCTCATGGCGGTCGTCGTGCTGCTGGGCTTCTACGACGTGCAGGACGGCGGCGCGAACCTGGCCACCAAGCTCACGTGGACGATCTGGTGGGCCGGGATCATCTTCACCTTCGTCCTCGCCGGCCGCGTGTGGTGCCTGGCCTGCCCCTTCGGGGCCCTCAACGAGTGGACGGCGCGGCTCGCCGCCCCGCTGCGCCGGCTACCCAAGCCATTCAGGAACATCTGGTGGGCGACGGGCATGTTCGTCCTGCTCACCTGGGCCGACGAGCAGCTGGGCGTCGTCCGCTCCCCGCGGGTGACGGCGTGGATCGTGCTGTTCTTCGCGGCGGCGGCCGTGGCGGTCGGGCTCTTCTACGAGAGGCGGAGCTTCTGCCGCCACCTCTGCCCCATCGGCGGGCTCATCGGCATCTACTCGATGACGGCGCCGCTCGAGCTCCGCTCCAAGAGCGGGGGCGTGTGCGCGGCGGACCCCGACAAGAGCTGCTATCGCGGCGGCGCCGAATCCCGCGGCTGCCCGATGTTCGAGTTCCCGGCGTCCATGGACCGGAACAACTACTGCAACCTGTGCGGCGAGTGCGTCACCAGCTGCTCGCGGGACAACCTGGTCCTGCGCTTCCGCGCCTTCGGCAAGGATCTCTGGGCGTCGGGGCGCCGGGTGCTCGACGAGGCCTATCTCGCGGTCGCCCTCGTGGGGCTGACCTTGGTGGTCACCGCCCAGATGCTCAGCGCGTGGCCCGGCTGGACGTGGGCGCTGTCGGGCTCGCTGCCGCACTGGGTGCGCGCCACGCTCAAGCCCGTCACCTATCTGGGACTGGTCGAATCCGCGATCCTGCTGGGCGGCTCGCTCGTCGTGGTCCCACTCCTCGTGCTGTGCGGGGCCGTCGCGGCCGACAGGCTGGCGGGTGCCTACGCCATCGGCGTGCGCCGCAGCTTCGTGCTCTTCAGCTACATGTTCATCCCGGTCGGGCTCGCCGTCCACCTCGCTCACAACCTCTCCCACCTGCTCACGGAGGGGGGCGGCATAGTACCGGTCGTCCAGCGCGCGGTCGGGCTCTATATGCCGTGGCCCCTGGGCGAGCCCGACTGGCAGCACGCGCCGCTCGCGCCCGAGGCCGTGGTCGCGTTGCTCCAGGTCGTCATCATCGTCGGCTTCTTCGTGCTCTCGCTCGTCGCCGGGCACCGGCTGTCGGCCGGCGCCTACGCTGACCCTCGCGCCGCCAGCCGCGCGCTGGTGCCGATGGCGGCGCTCTCGTGCGTGTTCACCGTGGCCGCCATCGTCCTGCTGAACCTGCCGATGGGCATGCGCCACGGAATGTAG
- a CDS encoding ethylbenzene dehydrogenase-related protein — MKRSWRWTLPVVVLGLAIGLALTVGQGDAQQKNVVVAQKVAAAPALDGTLDAAWQKAQPLTVKAVGGRNLPGGSTEVSLRAVYAGDTIYFLMQYKDETDSVRRGPWQKQADGSWKMLKDPSDKGGDNNLYYEDKWAMIWNINSPAFEQKGCFAACHTGEGKPVGNKYLPNAGERADIWHMKRVRTGSIGQVDDQYLDNTPYDKDKAPEAGRKSDPKTGGGYANNLNDAKNGPKWALKGNKPAPPFWIVDAEKEPFDDSKYKGGDEVPGIVVAPFTGDRGDIGAKIVYKDGVRTSVFWRKLATGSEYDVQFNDLKKEYAFGVAVFDNAQVRHAYTPGVLRLKFE; from the coding sequence ATGAAGCGATCGTGGAGGTGGACCCTTCCGGTGGTCGTGCTGGGCCTGGCAATCGGCCTGGCGCTGACCGTCGGACAGGGCGACGCGCAGCAGAAGAACGTGGTGGTGGCCCAGAAGGTGGCTGCCGCTCCGGCGCTCGACGGCACGCTGGACGCCGCCTGGCAGAAGGCCCAGCCGCTCACCGTCAAGGCGGTCGGCGGGCGCAACCTGCCCGGCGGTTCCACGGAGGTTTCGCTCCGGGCCGTCTACGCGGGCGACACGATCTATTTCCTCATGCAGTACAAGGACGAGACGGACAGCGTGCGCCGGGGCCCCTGGCAGAAGCAGGCCGACGGCTCCTGGAAGATGCTCAAGGACCCGAGCGACAAGGGCGGGGACAACAACCTCTACTACGAAGACAAGTGGGCGATGATCTGGAACATCAACTCGCCGGCCTTCGAGCAGAAGGGGTGCTTCGCGGCCTGCCATACCGGCGAGGGGAAGCCCGTCGGCAACAAGTACCTGCCTAACGCGGGGGAGAGGGCCGACATCTGGCACATGAAGCGCGTGCGCACGGGGAGCATCGGCCAGGTCGACGACCAGTACCTCGACAACACCCCCTACGACAAGGACAAGGCGCCCGAAGCCGGCCGGAAGAGCGATCCCAAGACCGGCGGCGGCTACGCCAACAACCTGAACGACGCCAAGAACGGTCCGAAGTGGGCGCTCAAGGGCAACAAGCCCGCGCCGCCCTTCTGGATCGTGGACGCCGAGAAGGAGCCGTTCGACGACTCGAAGTACAAGGGCGGCGACGAGGTGCCCGGCATCGTCGTGGCCCCCTTCACCGGAGATCGCGGCGACATCGGAGCCAAGATCGTCTACAAGGACGGGGTGCGCACGAGCGTGTTCTGGCGGAAGCTCGCCACCGGCAGTGAATACGACGTGCAGTTCAACGATCTGAAGAAGGAGTACGCCTTCGGCGTGGCGGTGTTCGACAACGCCCAGGTGCGGCACGCGTACACACCGGGCGTGCTCAGGCTCAAGTTCGAGTAA
- a CDS encoding cytochrome c3 family protein produces the protein MRYTGLGSLAVTIVFALGLMAASPGFAQVKPPPDMSFDKGKDSPGTVTFSHEKHVAAGNKCTSCHVKVFKMKKGQTGPLTMEKMKAGEQCGACHTGKAMAEGKTPFALADTANCEKCHKK, from the coding sequence ATGCGCTACACCGGGTTGGGGAGTCTCGCTGTCACGATCGTCTTCGCGCTCGGCCTCATGGCGGCGTCGCCGGGGTTCGCGCAAGTCAAGCCGCCGCCCGACATGAGCTTCGACAAGGGCAAGGACAGCCCCGGCACCGTGACGTTCAGCCACGAGAAGCACGTGGCGGCGGGCAACAAGTGCACGTCCTGCCACGTCAAGGTCTTCAAGATGAAGAAGGGACAGACGGGGCCCTTGACGATGGAGAAGATGAAGGCCGGGGAGCAGTGCGGCGCCTGCCACACCGGCAAGGCCATGGCGGAGGGCAAGACCCCGTTCGCGCTCGCCGACACGGCCAACTGCGAGAAGTGCCACAAGAAGTGA
- a CDS encoding thiamine pyrophosphate-dependent enzyme — MAEPVAVNHFEDEGEAPEVLTKTPGLSKDEHESHLPHANVLDLDVEAYVTDFNSRIIGAYAAGTGSQTLPADVGVARSLIPPGTAALRDFSYLALEIPEFIAEKCVGCMSCVTECPDTAILGKAVPEAAIAACVEAVPGDERAFVASQWVRTRKYFEVPERKGLPGAMFGIFVDPTKCKGCAECVEVCHDLGYDALRMVRKDEGTLGRYRTAFTFFRRVGPTPREYINDKALADMMLAEASALLYVGGAGSCMGCGEGTALRMMVAGTGFVHGPQGMGIVAATGCNTVYSSTYPYNPFLVPWINSLFENAPAVAMGVRAKWDQRGWQSKRLWVVGGDGAMYDIGFQSLSRMLASGMDIKVLVLDTQVYSNTGGQASTASFLSQDAKMAAVGSAVPGKVERRKELGLLALMHPDVFVAQTTAAHVNHFYRAILDANSYPGPAVVIAYTTCQPEHGVGDDRAAHQARLAVDSRAFPLFVHDPRRGAELAKRLSLQGNPDPKEDWTKTPGTDEVVDFVAFARTEGRFARQFDAEGRPSAALLKGQADRLANWRLLQELAHVRGTAG, encoded by the coding sequence ATGGCTGAGCCCGTCGCCGTCAACCACTTCGAAGACGAGGGCGAGGCGCCCGAGGTCCTGACCAAGACGCCGGGCCTCAGCAAGGACGAGCACGAGTCCCACCTGCCGCACGCGAACGTCCTCGACCTGGACGTGGAAGCGTACGTCACCGACTTCAACTCGCGGATCATCGGCGCCTATGCCGCGGGGACGGGATCGCAAACCCTTCCCGCGGACGTCGGCGTGGCGCGAAGCCTGATCCCGCCGGGGACGGCGGCGCTCCGGGACTTTTCGTACCTCGCGCTTGAGATCCCGGAATTCATCGCCGAGAAGTGCGTCGGCTGCATGAGCTGCGTCACCGAGTGCCCCGACACCGCGATCCTGGGCAAGGCCGTGCCCGAGGCGGCGATCGCGGCCTGCGTCGAGGCGGTGCCCGGCGATGAGCGCGCCTTCGTCGCATCCCAGTGGGTGCGCACGCGAAAGTACTTCGAGGTGCCAGAGCGCAAGGGGCTGCCGGGCGCCATGTTCGGCATCTTCGTGGACCCGACCAAGTGCAAGGGGTGCGCCGAGTGCGTCGAGGTCTGCCACGATCTGGGCTACGACGCCCTCCGCATGGTGAGAAAGGACGAGGGGACGCTCGGGCGGTACCGAACCGCGTTCACGTTCTTCCGCCGGGTCGGGCCCACGCCCCGGGAGTACATCAACGACAAGGCGCTCGCCGACATGATGCTGGCCGAGGCATCGGCCCTCCTCTACGTCGGTGGGGCCGGCTCGTGCATGGGCTGCGGTGAGGGTACGGCGCTCCGGATGATGGTCGCGGGCACGGGTTTCGTCCACGGCCCGCAGGGCATGGGGATCGTCGCGGCCACGGGCTGCAACACCGTCTACTCCTCGACCTATCCGTACAACCCCTTCCTCGTGCCGTGGATCAACTCGCTCTTCGAGAACGCTCCCGCCGTGGCGATGGGGGTCCGCGCGAAGTGGGACCAGCGCGGCTGGCAGTCCAAGCGCCTCTGGGTCGTGGGCGGCGACGGCGCCATGTACGACATCGGCTTCCAGTCGCTGTCGCGCATGCTCGCCTCAGGCATGGACATCAAAGTGCTGGTGCTGGACACGCAGGTCTACTCCAACACCGGTGGCCAGGCGTCCACGGCGTCGTTCCTCTCCCAGGACGCCAAGATGGCCGCCGTCGGCAGCGCGGTCCCCGGCAAGGTGGAGCGGCGCAAGGAGCTGGGGCTCCTGGCCCTCATGCACCCCGACGTCTTCGTCGCGCAGACGACCGCCGCGCACGTCAACCACTTCTACCGCGCCATCCTCGATGCGAACAGCTACCCCGGCCCGGCCGTGGTCATCGCGTACACGACCTGCCAGCCCGAGCACGGGGTCGGCGATGACCGCGCCGCCCACCAGGCCCGGCTCGCGGTGGACTCGCGCGCCTTCCCGCTCTTCGTCCACGACCCGAGGCGCGGAGCCGAGTTGGCGAAGCGGCTGTCGCTCCAGGGTAATCCGGATCCCAAGGAGGACTGGACGAAGACGCCGGGCACGGACGAAGTCGTGGACTTCGTCGCCTTCGCGCGCACCGAGGGCCGCTTCGCCCGCCAGTTCGACGCCGAGGGGCGACCGTCCGCCGCGCTCCTGAAGGGGCAGGCCGACCGCCTCGCCAACTGGCGCCTGCTGCAGGAGCTGGCCCACGTGCGGGGGACGGCCGGGTGA
- a CDS encoding cytochrome c3 family protein, giving the protein MSASGLAGLLLLALLAWPGVATAQAPVDKCAACHLETGDERLAAPAKAFDGDIHKAKGFGCVACHGGDAKAAGMEAMDPAKGFVGKPPRQQIVQFCGRCHADAAFMKRYNPSLRVDQVAEYATSVHGRRLRELGDPKVATCVSCHPAHNIRPPSDPKSSVYPLQVADTCGRCHGDAKYMASYKIPTDQVAKYKTSVHWKAMTAKGDLSAPTCNDCHGNHGAVPPGINWVGNVCGQCHSLTADLFKKSVHAKAFVEMGNPGCATCHENHGIQPPGDFMLGLGDKAVCSTCHTAGDKGGKVAVEMRALIESLSAETQKAGAILLQADHAGMEVSQAKFDLNGAKEALVKARTAVHSYMVAPVKQEIEAGLAISAKVYARGVRAMEELRFRRVWLGVFLVVILGLIAGLVMKIRQTDRRPVAGSTPKH; this is encoded by the coding sequence GTGAGCGCGTCCGGACTGGCAGGCCTCCTCCTGCTCGCCCTGCTGGCTTGGCCCGGGGTCGCTACCGCCCAGGCGCCGGTGGACAAGTGCGCCGCATGCCACCTCGAGACGGGAGACGAGCGCCTGGCGGCGCCCGCCAAAGCATTCGACGGCGACATCCACAAGGCCAAGGGCTTCGGGTGCGTGGCATGCCACGGTGGCGACGCCAAGGCGGCCGGCATGGAGGCCATGGATCCCGCCAAGGGGTTCGTCGGCAAGCCCCCGCGCCAGCAGATCGTGCAGTTCTGCGGCCGCTGCCACGCCGACGCGGCCTTCATGAAGCGCTACAACCCCTCGCTGCGCGTGGACCAGGTCGCCGAGTACGCGACGTCGGTCCACGGCCGCCGCCTGCGCGAGCTGGGGGATCCCAAGGTCGCGACGTGCGTGAGCTGTCATCCCGCCCACAACATCCGGCCGCCGTCGGACCCCAAGTCGAGCGTCTATCCGCTGCAGGTGGCGGACACGTGCGGCCGATGCCACGGCGACGCCAAGTACATGGCCAGCTACAAGATCCCGACCGACCAGGTGGCGAAGTACAAGACCTCCGTCCACTGGAAGGCCATGACGGCCAAGGGCGACCTCTCGGCGCCGACCTGCAACGACTGCCACGGCAACCACGGCGCCGTCCCCCCGGGGATCAACTGGGTGGGCAACGTCTGCGGACAGTGCCACTCTCTGACGGCCGATCTCTTCAAGAAGAGCGTCCACGCCAAGGCCTTCGTCGAGATGGGCAACCCCGGCTGCGCGACCTGCCACGAGAACCACGGCATCCAGCCCCCCGGCGACTTCATGCTGGGACTCGGCGACAAGGCCGTGTGCTCCACCTGCCACACCGCCGGGGACAAGGGCGGCAAGGTCGCGGTGGAGATGCGGGCGCTCATCGAGTCGCTCAGCGCCGAGACCCAGAAGGCCGGCGCCATCCTGCTCCAGGCGGATCACGCCGGCATGGAGGTCAGCCAGGCGAAGTTCGATCTCAACGGCGCCAAGGAGGCGCTCGTCAAGGCCCGGACGGCCGTCCACAGCTACATGGTGGCGCCCGTGAAGCAGGAGATCGAGGCCGGGCTGGCGATCAGCGCCAAGGTCTACGCGCGCGGCGTGCGCGCGATGGAGGAGCTGCGCTTCCGCCGGGTCTGGCTCGGCGTTTTCCTGGTGGTGATCCTTGGGCTCATCGCCGGCCTGGTGATGAAGATCCGGCAGACGGACCGCCGGCCGGTCGCCGGGTCAACGCCAAAGCACTGA
- a CDS encoding c-type cytochrome, with amino-acid sequence MARSVRLAVAVAGLLLMGSLDAAWAQPVFSPSQDPLAGSRVFGAKGCVKCHSINGVGGKVGPDLARRLRPRSFYDVATAMWNHLPRMVDRMKQLGITRPQLTAQEAGDLVGFLYTLNYFDRPGNTAAGRQLFSEKKCIVCHQVGGTGGVVGPNLDSLKQFASPIYVASAMWNHGPAMAEVMKAKGVERPTFTAQELRDLVAFLAPATGGAPEGPLYVLPGRPELGRELFVEKRCIQCHSVGGVGGQVGPELVALGVRRSPVEFAATIWNKAPAMMAAMATRNITVPQLRPEDMADLVAYLYSVRYFASGGSVPKGWVVASKKGCLQCHGVSGERGKPASDLTRAKGLDSSAAVLAALWNHTVVTPRVAGQRLEWPVLKADEMADLVTLLESISQPRRTP; translated from the coding sequence ATGGCCCGATCCGTGAGGTTGGCCGTCGCCGTTGCCGGGTTGCTCTTGATGGGGTCGCTCGACGCGGCGTGGGCCCAGCCCGTGTTCAGCCCGAGCCAGGATCCGCTGGCCGGCTCGCGTGTCTTCGGGGCCAAGGGCTGTGTCAAGTGCCACTCGATCAACGGAGTCGGCGGCAAGGTCGGCCCCGACCTCGCGCGGCGTCTCCGGCCGCGCTCCTTCTACGACGTCGCCACCGCGATGTGGAACCACCTGCCGCGCATGGTGGACCGGATGAAGCAGCTCGGGATCACGCGCCCGCAGCTCACCGCGCAGGAGGCGGGCGACCTGGTCGGATTCCTCTACACCCTCAACTACTTCGACCGGCCGGGCAACACGGCCGCGGGCCGCCAGCTCTTCTCGGAGAAGAAGTGCATCGTCTGCCACCAGGTCGGCGGCACGGGCGGCGTCGTGGGGCCGAACCTGGACTCGCTCAAGCAGTTCGCTTCGCCCATCTACGTGGCCTCGGCCATGTGGAACCACGGCCCCGCGATGGCGGAAGTCATGAAGGCGAAGGGCGTCGAGCGGCCCACCTTCACGGCACAGGAGCTGCGCGATCTCGTCGCGTTCCTCGCGCCGGCGACGGGCGGAGCGCCGGAAGGCCCGCTCTACGTCCTGCCCGGCCGGCCCGAGCTCGGGCGCGAGCTCTTCGTGGAGAAGAGGTGCATCCAGTGCCACAGCGTGGGCGGGGTGGGCGGACAGGTCGGGCCGGAGCTGGTGGCGCTCGGCGTCCGGCGCAGCCCTGTCGAGTTCGCCGCCACGATCTGGAACAAAGCCCCGGCCATGATGGCGGCGATGGCGACCCGCAACATCACGGTGCCCCAGCTCCGGCCGGAGGACATGGCCGATCTGGTCGCCTATCTCTACTCGGTCCGGTATTTCGCCAGCGGCGGCAGCGTTCCCAAGGGCTGGGTGGTGGCATCGAAGAAAGGGTGTCTCCAGTGCCACGGGGTGTCCGGCGAGCGCGGCAAGCCGGCGAGCGACCTGACCCGAGCGAAGGGGCTCGACTCCTCTGCCGCGGTGCTCGCGGCACTCTGGAACCACACGGTTGTCACCCCGAGGGTCGCGGGCCAACGGCTCGAGTGGCCCGTGCTCAAGGCCGACGAGATGGCGGACCTCGTCACGCTCCTCGAGTCGATCAGTCAGCCGCGAAGGACGCCCTAG
- a CDS encoding CYCXC family (seleno)protein, which translates to MVENGQRASRSRPGVTRYWWPALWAVIALSVAVALVWRGEAPPAAPAISSSSAAGPTTARRETRPTLDPAQFVGKAAAAHRVAREIPDVLDQLYCYCGCDKHQGHKSLLSCYTDGHAATUDICMDEALDASRMQKAGYSADRIRAEIDRKYGQ; encoded by the coding sequence ATGGTTGAGAATGGGCAGCGGGCGTCGCGGTCCCGGCCGGGCGTCACGCGCTACTGGTGGCCGGCGCTCTGGGCCGTCATCGCGCTCTCCGTCGCAGTGGCGCTCGTGTGGCGTGGCGAGGCGCCGCCCGCTGCCCCGGCCATCTCATCGTCTTCGGCGGCGGGTCCCACAACGGCCCGCCGCGAGACCCGGCCGACGCTCGACCCCGCGCAGTTCGTGGGCAAGGCGGCGGCGGCCCACCGGGTCGCGCGCGAGATCCCCGACGTCCTCGACCAGCTCTACTGCTATTGCGGCTGCGACAAGCACCAGGGGCACAAGAGCCTCCTGTCCTGCTACACGGACGGCCACGCAGCCACGTGAGACATCTGCATGGACGAGGCGCTGGACGCGTCTCGAATGCAGAAGGCGGGGTATTCCGCCGACCGGATCCGCGCCGAGATCGATCGGAAGTACGGGCAATGA